The DNA window CTGCGTCACAGATGCGGCGCCAGCTTTGTCACGAACGCGTCGGGACGACCCTTGAGCGTGTTCCCATCAAAGTCGCCGTACAGGAAGCCGCCCAGATAAGGGCTGCCCGCTGAGTCGACCGTGAGCCCGTAGGGCTGGATGTCGGTGAACGCTCCGTTGATGATGGGCGGAGGCTGCTGCGTCACCCACTTCAAGGTGCCGTTGAAGTCGAGCTTGCCGACGAAGTTGTGGATCGTGCCGCCGCTGGTGTCATCGGGCCGAGTCACGTCAGCGACCCCTCCACCGCTCACGTAGATACCGTCCGCGCTGGCGAAGATGCCTGTCGCGGCGGAGGCCGAGCCGGACTTCAGCTCCCAGATCCACAGTTTGACGCCGGCCGGCGAGTACTTCGCGACGAAGGCGAGGGCTCGGTCCGGGTCCACAGGGGCGGGAATGCCGTCCATCCCGCCCGTGCTGCCACCTGTGAGATAGATATTTCCGCTCGCGTCGGTGGTGGTGTCCCAGGTCATCGCACTACCCGATGTCGTCCCTGCTTGCCGGGTCCACTGCTTCACCCCGTTGGTATCGAACTTGGTGACGAAGATGTCGCCGGGGCCGGTCTTCGAGTTTCCGTCCAGTGCACCCGTCGTCCAGCCCGAAATATAGACATTGCCTGAGCTGTCCGTGCTGGCCCTGCGGGCTTGGGTTCGCGCATCTGTCGCGCCGACCGTCCGAGTCCACAGACGATTGCCCGCGCTGTCGTACTTGCTCAAGAACGCGTCGTGCATGCCGATGCGCGTATTGCCGTCCAGGTTGCCCCACGTGTCGCCCGCGATGAAGGCGTTGTCCACGCCATCCACGGCCACGCCATAGGCCGCTGTCTCACCGCTCGTCGTGCCCAACAGACGGGTCCACTGGCGCACGCCGGTGTCGCTGTACTTCGTGAGGAACGCTTCATAGCTCCCCATCTGAGGGGCGCCATCCAGCGGACCATGCATGTTGCCCGCGGAGTACACTTGACCCGACGTCTGGGTCGTCGCGATGGCGTACGGCCACACCTGCGACGTGGGCGAGCCGAACTGCTTGGACCAGAGGACGGCCCCGTTCGAGTCCCGCGCGATGATGAAGCCATCGGTGGGGCCAATCGCGGCGGGCGTCCCCTCCAGCCCCACATTGGTGAAGCCTGTGAGGTAGGTGCGTCCGGCAGGTGTCCCTGCGATGCCGTAGGCCTTGGTGTCGCCGTTGGTTGCTCCAGATGTCCTCGTCCAGAGCGTCACGGGGCCCTCGCAGCTCATCAGCTCGAGCGTCCCGATGGAGATGACGACATTGCCCGTGCGGGTGTCGTTGTCATCGGTGACCTTCAGTCGGTACTTCACGTAGGCGCCCGGGGTGGCCACGTCGAACTCACGGCGCTGTGGGCTGGACCATCCCGTCTGGTTGGTGCGCGTATCCAATACGACCCAGGCCGCGCCGTTCCAGCCCTCCAGCGTCCAGTCCTTCGGGGCCCGCGTGAGGATGTCTCCATTCGAGTAGGTGATGGCGTAGCGGCGCACCGTCTTGGCGCCGTCGCCGAACTGATAGGCGAGCCACGCGGGCGTCTGCCCCTGGGCGGACAGCCAGAAGGAGTAGTTGCCGTCAAAGGCCTTCCACGCGTCATAGAGTGAGCTGAAGGTGCCCGAGGCGCTGGCGATGCCCGCGGGTGCCGTGGCGGAGGTCATCACCGGCACGAGGTTGGTGCAGGTCAATGCCTGTGATTGAGCACCGTGAGTATCCGCTTTGGAATCACGAAGGTCCTCCCCCTGGCAGCCGGCGAGCATGCCCAGCGCGAGAGCCCCGGTCAGCAGGTGCCGCTGCATGGACTTCCACTGCATCATGATGTCGCTCCCTGCGAGCGTGCGCGAGATGCGCACGCTGTCTCGGGGCCGAGCGCGAACGCCGTCACCCCGAGTCGCAACCAGAGATAGCGGCGACGGTGAACCACCTGTTGCGGGATGTGACGAAACGCTCCATGCCCGGGACGAACCCATTCCTGGCAGGGACCGGATAAACACAGACGGCACACCTCCCCCCAGAAGTGTGCCGCCCGATTCTTCGATTACTGCGGCAGCAGCTTCGTCACGAACGCGTCGGGGTTGCCCTTGAGCGTGTTCCCCTCGAAGTCGCCATACAGGAAGCCCGTCATATAGGGGCTGCCCGCGGAGTCGACCATGAGGCCATAGTTCAGGACGTCGGTGGCTACGCCGCTCTTGATCGCCGGAGCCTGCTGAACCACCGACTGCAGGACGCCGTTGAAGTCGAGCCTGGCCACGAAGGTGTGAGCCGGGCCGCCGCTGGTGTCATTGGCCAGGGCCACGTTCGCGCTCCCGCCGCCGCTCACGTAGATGCCGCTCGAGGTGGCCACGATGCCCGTCCCGAAGGAGCCCGAGCCCGACGTCAGCTCCCAGACCCAGAGCTTGACGCCCGCCGGCGAGTACTTCGCGACGAAGACACTGGGCTCGTTCACGCCGTTGGGGACGCCATCCATCCCGCCCGGGCTGTTGCCGGTGAGATAGACATTCCCGCTCGAATCGGAGGTGATGCCATAGTTGTAGGCGTTGCCCGTGGCCGTTCCCAACTGCCGGGTCCACTGCTTCACGCCACTGCCGTTGTACTTGGTGACAAAGACATCCATCGGGCCCATCGCCGTGTTGCCGTCCAGGCCACCGTTCGTCCAACCCGAGAGATAGACGTTGCCGGAGATATCGGAGACGACTCGACGACCGATGGTCCGCAGGCCCGCCTTTCCGACCGTCCGCGTCCACAAGCGATTGCCCGCGGTGTCGTACTTGCTCACGAACGCGTCGTAGACGCCGGCGAGCGTGTTTCCGTCCAGGCTGCCGGTGGTGTAGCCCCCGATGAAGGCGTTGTCCAAGCCATCCAGCGCCACGCCATAGGTCTCCACGTCACCGCTCGTCGTCCCCAAGAGCTTCGTCCACTGGCGCACGCCGGTGTCGCTGTACTTCGTGAGGAAGGACTCTCGGCCGCCCATCTCCGTGGCGCCATCCAGCGGGCCATCCACGAAGCCCGCGGCGAGCACCTGCCCCGATGTCATGGTCGCCGCGACGGCGTACGGCCACACGAGCGACGCGGTGGAGCCGAGCTGCTTGGACCAGAGGGTCGCGCCGTTCGCGTCGCGCGCGGTGAGGAAGCCATCCATGGGGCCTCCCGTCGCGGGGACGCCCTCCAGGCCGACCTTGGTGAAGCCCGTGATGTAGTTGCGGCCGGACGGAATGCCCGCGATGTCATAGGCCTGGGTGAAGCCGCCCGTGGCCCCGGAGGTCTTCGTCCAGAGGGTCGCGCTCGTCTGGCAGCTCATCAGCTCGAGCGTCCCGATGGAGATGACCACGTTGCCCGCGCGGGTGTCGTTGTCATCCGTGACGTTCAGCCGGTACTTCACGTAGTTGCCGGGCGTGGCGACGTCGAACTCGCGGCGCTGCGAGCCGGGCCAGCCCGTCTGGTTGGTGCGCGTATCCACCACCACCCAGGCCGAGCCATTCCAGCCCTCGAGGGTCCAGTCCTTCGGCGCGCGCGTGACGATGGAGCCGTTCGAGTAGGTGATGGCATAGCGGCGCACCGTCTTGGCGCCGTCGCCGAACTGATAGGCGATCCACGCCGGAGTCTGCCCCTCGGGGGACAGCCAGAAGGTGTTGGTGGCGTCGAAGGCCTTCCAGGCGTCATAGGACGCGCCGAAGATGCCGGAGGCCGTGACGGCGCCCGACGGTGCCGTGGCGGACGTCATCACCGGCACGAGGTTCGTGCACGTCAGCGCCTGAACCTGCGAGCCTGACGCGTCCGCATTGGAATCATTGAGGTCCTCCCCCTGGCAGCCGGCCAGCACGCCCAGCGCCAGGGCCCCGGTCAGCGCATGCCGCTGCATGGACTTCCACTGCATCATGGTGTCGCTCCCCGCGAGCGTGCGCGACATGCGCACGACGTCTCGGGGGCCGAGCGCGAACGCCGCGTCCCCCAAGTCGCGGTGAGGGATACCGGCGACGGGGACCCACGCGGTGCGGGATGTGACGAAACCCTCCACACCCGGGACGAACCTGTCCCCATGGGGGACCGGCGCATCCCGGGCGGGAGGTATCAGGCGCTCATCACGGCGCCTGGACGTCCGTGATGAAGTAGCTCACGGTGCCGCTGCACGCCGTGGTCGCGTAGCAGCCGACGCGAATCTCCGCATCGCCCCAGATGGTGTCGGGGACGTTGTAGACGAAGTTGGAGAGGCTGCCGCCGCACGCGTCGTCGTTGATCGCCACCTGCGCGGGCGGGGTGGCCGGATCGAACAGGCGCATGATGGTGTCACCCGTGCCGCTCGCGCCCGTCAGGCCGCAGGTGCCCACCTGCACGCGCTGGCCCGGCCGCACGTAGATCTTCGCGTTGGCGGTGTTCATCGTGCCGCCGTTGGTGTTGCTCACGTTGAACGTGAACGACGAGCCGACGGTGTACGCCAGCGTGCCGCCGCACGGGTTGTTGGCGAAGCAGCCAATGCGAACCTGGTACGTGCCCGTCGCCGGCACGACGTAGGTGATCTTCGACAAGAGGCCGCAGCCGTCATCGTTCAGGGCCACCTGCGTGCCGCTCGGGTTGAACAGGCGCATGGTCGTGTCGCCCGTGCCCGTGGCGCCATTCACGCCGCAGGTGCCCACGTTCAGCGTCTCGCCCTGGCGCAGGTAGATGGAGGTGTTGGCCGTGTTGACCGTGCCGCCGCTGGTGCCCTGCACGTTGAAGGCGAAGAGGTTGCCCCGCGTGCCCGCGAAGGGGGCCGGGCAGGCACCCGCGGCGCACGGGTAGGCCGCGTTCACGTCGTTGGCGCGGCGATACTCACCGCCGGTGACCGTGGCGAGCGACGAGAAGAGCTTGTCCTCGCAGAGCACCGCGGTGGTGCACGCCGTCGTCGTCGCGGACGGCGCGCCCTCCGAGGGCAGGAGGTTGAGGACCGACGAGCCCGTCCAGTACGCCGTGTCCATCTTCACCAGGGACGCCGTGGCCTTGGCGTAGACCTTGTACGGCCAAGAGCTCGTATTGAGGACCGGATCCCCCGAGGGGCCGCTGCAGACGCCGGTGCTCGCGTTCTCCTCGCCATCCGTGGCGACGTACATGCTGGTGGAGTTCCCCGGGTCCTGGGCCGCGAGGTAGTCAATGGAGAAGCACATGGCGTCCGCCAGGGGCGTGCCGCCCGAGCAGGTCTCGTCACCGAGGGCGTCCAGCGCAGCCTTGGCCGTGGCCTTGTCCACGTAGCCGATCGTGAGCTTGGTGACGACCGTGCCCGCGAAGCTGACCACGGCGACGCGGGTGCGGTTGCCGATGTTCGGATCGAACATGTTCTCCAACTGGAGGAGCGACTGCTTCTTCGCGTCCTTGCAGCGGCTGTTGCCCGTGGCCTTCCGGATGGCCGTCATGGAGCCGGAGCGATCGAGCAGGATGAGGCCGTAGCGCTCAGGTCCCAACGTCTTCACGTCGCCATCGGCGGAGCCCTTGGCATCAGGGGCCTGGATGAACCGGACGAGCGGACGCTCTCCCTTGGGGCTTGCGTCCGCCAGCGCGACCTCGTTCAAGGACTGGGCCTGGACGGCCACGTCGGGAACGGCGGCGGGCGCGAGCGCCTGCTCTGCCTCGGGGCCACAGGCGGACATCATCGGTACGGCGAGCACGGACAGCAGCAACCGGAGCAGGGTTCTTTTCACGTGCACTCCTCGGGACCACTGGGTGGACTGCGGTGGAGGGATCGACCGAGGCGTCTGGAATGGGAAGATTATTTCTTGAAATGCACGAATTTCTAGTTTGGTTAATTTTTGCCGTCGAGGCGCACGCTGCGCTTCCGGGCCCGGGCCACGAAGCGCCGGAGCTGGTGGCGGACCGTCTTGGCGGAGAGGCCCAGGTGCGTGGCGACCTCGGTGATGCTGTGGCCGTCCACGAAGTGGAGGATGGCCGCGGAGAGGGTTTGGGGGGATTCGCCGTGCAGCAGCAGGGCCAGGTCCTTGGCGGCCTCGGCGCGCCGCATGTCGCCGGGATGAGAGGGTTCTGACGCGGGCTGTCCATCCCGCCACCGGCCGCGCTGGCGGAGGCGATCGATGGCCAGACACGTCGCCATCTGGTGGAGGAGGGACGGGTTCGCGGGATGGGTTCGCAGGCGTCCCCATTGCTCCACCAGGGAGGCGAAGGCGTCGTGGGTGACGTCGCGCGCCTCCTCGGAGTTCCCTAGGAGGAGCAACGCCCTTCGGTACACGGACGCGCCGAAGCGGCCGTACAAGTCGGTCAAGTCCAAGCCCGGCATGGGCTGCTCCCCCTCAATTCAAGACGAGTGCCGACGGGATCGGCGTCAGGCTCGCGAAGCCAAACGGACCCCATTGAGAGTCTTCGCCCAGAATATTGTCAGACTCCCCTGACGCGAGTTTCGGGCAGTGTTGACCAGACAACACCGCGCCGCGGCGTCAGATGTTGATGCGGGAGCTGACCGTGCGGACGTCCAGACCGTGGGCGGCGAAGTCGCTGGCATGCGCGCGCAGCAGCTCCACGAACCGTGGGTGCACGTCCTCCTCCTCGTTGGCGACGAGGAAGCCGTAGCGCGTCTTGGACAGCATCCAGGAGATCCACAGCATCTCCGTGGCGTCATCCGGGGGCGGGGCCACGTCCAGGTCCGCCTCGGAGGAGAGGGCGCCGGCCTTGCCCCAGCGCAGTCCGAGGCAGGAGTAGAGGACCTCGCCCGCGTCCTCCCATTGCAGGTTGTTGGCCCAGGCGTGACGGAAGGTGGCGAAGAAGATGACGTAGCGGCACAGGTGCCGGAGCGCGTCCACTTCTCCGGGCTGGGGCGTGTCCGTGTGCGTCACCGGGCTGACGGCGCGCGGGGGCGGCTCGGCGGCCTTCGCGTCCAGGTCCATGCGCTCGCTGCGCGCGAACCAGGGCGCGGGCTTGCCGGTGACGGTGGCGCGCAGATAGCGGCAGATGAAGGCGGGCGCGGCGTGGGTGACGAGGTCGTCCGAGAAGCGGCGCACCTCGCGCCACTGGGCTTCAATCTGCTCGCCGTGCTCGGCGAAGAAGGCGTCCACGTGCTCGCCGATGAGTCGCCAGAAGAGGTGGGCGCAGTGGGCGTAGTGGTGGCCCTCGCACACGGGGGCCTTGGGCGCGAAGCCCTTCCAGTCGTAGCTGCCCAGCAAGTGGGCGAGCCGCGTCTCCACCGCGGCGGGCGTGAGCGCGCTGGCCCGGGTGATGTAACCCGAAGGCCCGATGAGGAAGCCATTGGCGGAGTGGTTGATGAGCACCACCTCGCGCAGGTGGGGGAGCAGGAGCCAGCGCAAGGGATTGAGCCGCAGGTTGCGGTGCGCGGCGATGGCGTACTGCTCGACGTTGAAGTGGCACTGGCCCAGGTGGTTGCCCAGCTCGGTGTCCAGCGTGGCGCTCACGCGCGCCATCCGCTTGGCGGCTTCCCAGCCCGCGCCGTCCTGGGGGGTGAACGTGCGTCGCGTCACCGGCGAGCCGGGCGCGGTGGCTCCGGGCTCGCGCATCCCCAGGATGATGCGGGTGGGGAGCAGCCGCCCGTCCTCCAATCGCAGACGGATGTCCACGTCCGGAAGACAATGAATGCCGTCCTGCTCATAGGCATTCCACGGGAAATACAGACGGAAGGCGCCCGTGTCGCCGGGCGACTCGGGGTCACCGTCCAGGAGGGTGGAGAACATGCCGTTGAGCAGGCGCTCTCCGAAGAAGGCATCCGTGCGCGTGGACCCGGGAGACTCGCGCTCCAGTCGGCGCGTCATGGATTCGGGGTAGTCCGCCTGGATGGCTTCGAGGCTGGGGGACTTGCCCAGGCGGCTCTGGAGCAGGTGCCGGCGCTTGACGAGTTCGATGGGCGCCACGGCCTTGACCATGGCGAGCGCGCGGCCCGGCGCATAGGCCGTGGGGGGCGTGCCTTCCTCCGTGACGAGCAGGCGGGCCAGGGGCGTGGTCGGATCGTATTCCCAGTACGGCAGCCGCAGCGTCCCGAAGTCGTACTCCAGGCCGGCGAAGTCGTCCGGGCCTCGCTCCGTCCCGATGCGCCGCCAGTGCTCCACCACGCGGCCATTCTTCGCGAACGTGTGCTGTGGCTCGAAGAGGCGCAGCTCCAGGTCCGGGAGATCGCCGGCGCCCGCGCTGGCCGGATCGTACCGGACCGCGAAGCGGCCCTCCGCGTCCGTGAACCCCTCGCCCAGGAAGTCATCCGGGGTGCCGAAGTCCCGGTCCCACAGCTCGACCTTCAGGTGATGCAAGGGAATGGGCCCCGTGGGGCCGTCATGCTCGAAGACCACGCGGCCCGTGGCGACCGCGGGCAGCGCGTCAAGTGACCCGGGGGGGCTTGCCGGGCGCACGCGGTTCGCCAGCTCCCGGCTGAGCACCTGCCGTTGCTCGAGCGGCAGGCGCGCATACCACCGGGCCAGCTCATCTGCCTCCAGCAGGGGTTCCTCGGCGTCGTGGCCTTTCGTCAGGCCCATCCAGGTCAGCACGCGGCGCAACATGGCGGAACCGTACCACCGCAGCGTTCCTTCTCTGACGTTCCTTGAGGTTCCCATCTACCCATGCATGGGGTCATTTCTTGAATTTTGGAAAAGCCTGCGAGCCCTACTTTGACGTGGAGTTCAATGCCTGACGTCACTACAACGGCCGCGCTTTTCCGCAAGAGGTGGCCATGGCCAAGCCGCGATCGAAGCAACCCTTTGAACTTCCGGACTTCTACGTCCCCTGGCCCGCGCGACTGAACCCGCATCTGGAAGCGGCCCGGGTGCACTCCAAGGCCTGGGCGCACGCGCTGGGCATCATCGGGGCGCCCGCGGATGGGAGCGCTCCGGTCATCTGGAGCGAGGCGAAGTTCGATGCCATGGACTACGCCTTGCTGTGCGCCTACACGCATCCCGAGGCGCCCAGTCTGGAGTTGGACCTCATCACGGACTGGTACGTCTGGGTCTTCTACTTCGACGACCACTTCCTGGAGGTCTACAAGAAGACGCAGGACCAAGCGGGGGCGAAGGCGTATCTGGATCGCCTGCCCTTGTTCATGCCGGTGGACCTGTCGGTGGCGTCACCGCCGCCGAGCAACCCCGTGGAGCGAGGGCTCGCGGACCTGTGGGCCCGCACGGTGCCCAGCCGCTCGGTGGAGTGGCGACGCCGCTTCTTCGAGAGCACGCAGAGCCTGCTGGACGAGTCCACCTGGGAGCTGGCCAACATCAGCGAGCGCCGGGTCTCGAACCCCATCGAGTACATCGAGATGCGCCGCAAGGTGGGCGGTGCGCCGTGGTCCGCGGACCTGGTGGAGCACGCGGTGGCCGCGGAGGTGCCGGATCGCATCGCGGCCAGCCGTCCCATGCGCGTCCTCAAGGACACGTTCTCGGATGCGGTGCACCTGCGCAACGACCTGTTCTCCTACGAGCGGGAGATCATGGAGGAGGGCGAGCTGGCCAACTGCGTCCTCGTGGTGGAGCGCTTCCTGGGCACGGAGACGCAGCGCTCGGCGAACCTCGTCAATGAGATTCTGACGTCGCGGCTCCAGCAGTTCGAGAACACGGTGGTGACGGAGCTGCCGTCGCTGTTCGCCGAGCATGCCATCACGCCGGTGGAGCAGGCCCAGGTCCTCACCTATGTCCGAGGGCTCCAGGACTGGCAGTCGGGCGGACACGAGTGGCACCTGCGCTCCAGCCGCTACATGAACAAGGGCGCGGTCCAGAAGGAGGAGGCGCTGCCCCTGGGGCTCTCGGGGCTGGGGCTCTCCGCGGCGCGGCTTCCTCGGACGCCCGGCGCGTTGGGGCTCAGCCGCATCAAGGCCTTCACCCACGCGCCCTACCTGCCCGTGGGCCCGGTGACGCTCCCGAAGTTCCACATGCCGTACACCACGTCCGCCAGTCCGCACCTGGACGCCGCGCGCCGGCACTCCAAGGAATGGGCGCGCAGCATGGGGATGCTGGACGCGCTGCCCGGTGTCCCCGGCGCTGTCATCTGGGACGATCACATCTTCGACGTGGCGGACGTGGCCCTGTGCGGCGCGCTCATCCACCCGGATGCCACGCCCACCGAGCTGAACCTCACCGCGGGCTGGCTGGTGTGGGGCACCTACGCGGATGACTACTTCCCCGCGCTCTATGGCCACTCCAAGGACATGGCCGGCGCGAAGGTGTTCAACGCCCGGCTGACGGCGTTCATGCCGGATGATCCGACGGCGCAGGGCGCGGTGGCCACCAACCCCGTGGAGCGCGGGCTGGCGGACCTGTGGGCCCGCACGGTGGCCACGCTGACGCCAAACTCGCGCCGCCTGTTCCGCAAGGCCATCCAGGACATGACGGAGAGCTGGCTCTGGGAGCTGGCCAATCAGATCCAGAACCGCATCCCGGACCCGGTCGACTACGTGGAGATGCGGCGCAGGACGTTCGGCTCGGACCTGACCATGAGCCTGTCCCGGCTGTCGCAGGGGGATGCCATCCCCATGGAGATCTTCCACACGCGCCCCATCCGCGCGCTGGAGAACTCAGCGGCCGACTACGCCTGCCTCACGAACGACGTCTTCTCGTACCAGAAGGAGATCGAGTTCGAGGGGGAGCTGAACAACGGCGTCCTCGTGGTCCAGCGCTTCCTGGACGTGGACAAGGCGAAGGCCGTGGCGGTCGTCAATGACTTGATGACCGCGCGGATGAAGCAGTTCGAGCACATCGTCGCGACGGAGCTGTCGCAGCTCGTGCGCAACTTCAACCTGAACGCCGAAGCTCGGGACAAGCTGCAGCGGTACGTCACCAAGCTCCAGACGTGGATGGCGGGCGTGCTGAAGTGGCACCAGACCGTGGACCGCTACAAGGAGTTCGAGCTGCGCGCCTCGCGTGGGCGCGCGCTCCGGTACGTGGGCCCCACGGGGCTGGGCACCTCGGCCGCGCGCATCGCCTCGCTGTTCGGTGGGGGCCGCGCCGGTCCCCGCCTCCCTTGATTTCTCCCGCATCCCTCAACCCTTTCCCTCAGTGACATCAGGTGAGTCATGGCCAATTCGATGAAGCCGGGCAGTGAGCAGGAGCATTCGCAGCTGAGCCTCGGGACCGCGGCGGCGCGCCAGCTCGCGACGACGACCAAGTCCGTTCCGCAGATGCAGGGCATCTCGTCCCGGTGGCTCTTGAAGCTGCTGCCGTGGGTGCAGGTGTCCGGCGGCGTGTACCGCGTCAACCGCCGCCTCTCCTACGCCGTGGGCGATGGCCGCGTGACGTTCACGACCACCGGCGCCAAGGTGCAGGTGATTCCCCAGGAGCTGTGTGAGCTGCCGCTCCTGCGTGGCTACGACGACGTGGAGGTGCTCACCGCGCTCGCCAACCGCTTCGTGCAGAAGGAGTTCAAGGCGGGCGACGTCATCACCGAGAAGGGCAAGGAGGCGGACTCCATCTGCCTCATCGCGCACGGCAAGGTGAACAAGCTGGGCGCGGGCAAGTACGGCGACCTGACGGTGCTCGGCGTGCTCGCGGACGGCGACCACTACAGCTACCAGGCGCTGCTGGAGTCCCAGGACTACTGGCAGTTCACGGCCAAGGCCGTCACGCCGTGCACGGTGCTCATCCTGGAGCAGTCCGCGTTCGAGGCGGTGGTGGCCCAGTCGCCCTCGCTGAAGAAGCACATCGACGAGTTCAAGGCGCGCGCGAAGAAGAAGCAGGACACCTCGGGTCAGGCCGCCATCGAGCTGGCCGCGGGCCACTCGGGTGAGCCGGTGCTGCCGGGCACGTACGTGGACTACGAGACGTCGCCGCGCGAGTACGAGCTGAGCGTGGCGCAGACGGTGCTCCAGATCCACTCGCGCGTGGCGGACCTCTTCAACGAGCCGATGAACCAGACGGAGCAGCAGCTGCGTCTGACGGTCGAGGCGTTGAAGGAGCGCAAGGAGCACGAGCTCATCAACAACCGCGACTTCGGCCTGCTGCACAACGCGGACCTGAGCCAGCGCATCCACACGCGCTCGGGCCCGCCCACGCCGGACGACATGGACGAGCTGCTGGCCACCGTGTGGAAGGAGCCGTCCTTCTTCCTCGCCCACCCGCGCGCCATCGCCGCGTTCGGCCAGGAGTGCAACCGCCGGGGCATCTACCCCACCAGCACGGAGATGAACGGCAACATGGTTCCCTCGTGGCGCGGCGTGCCCATCTTCCCGTGCAACAAGATTCCCATCTCCGACTCGCGCACCAGCTCCATCCTGCTCATGCGCGCCGGAGAGAAGAACCAGGGCGTCGTCGGCCTGCACCAGGCGGGCATCCCGGATGAGATCGAGCCCAGCCTCAACGTGCGCTTCATGGGCATCAACGAGAAGGCCATCATCTCGTACCTCGTCAGCAGCTACTTCTCCGCGGCGGTGCTCATCCCGGACGCGCTCGGCATCCTCGAGAGCGTCGAGATTGGCCGCAACCAGGACTGATCCATGGCCCACTCCGAAGAAGAGTCCCAGCTGAGTCTGGGGACCGCGGG is part of the Myxococcaceae bacterium JPH2 genome and encodes:
- a CDS encoding SBBP repeat-containing protein, whose translation is MMQWKSMQRHLLTGALALGMLAGCQGEDLRDSKADTHGAQSQALTCTNLVPVMTSATAPAGIASASGTFSSLYDAWKAFDGNYSFWLSAQGQTPAWLAYQFGDGAKTVRRYAITYSNGDILTRAPKDWTLEGWNGAAWVVLDTRTNQTGWSSPQRREFDVATPGAYVKYRLKVTDDNDTRTGNVVISIGTLELMSCEGPVTLWTRTSGATNGDTKAYGIAGTPAGRTYLTGFTNVGLEGTPAAIGPTDGFIIARDSNGAVLWSKQFGSPTSQVWPYAIATTQTSGQVYSAGNMHGPLDGAPQMGSYEAFLTKYSDTGVRQWTRLLGTTSGETAAYGVAVDGVDNAFIAGDTWGNLDGNTRIGMHDAFLSKYDSAGNRLWTRTVGATDARTQARRASTDSSGNVYISGWTTGALDGNSKTGPGDIFVTKFDTNGVKQWTRQAGTTSGSAMTWDTTTDASGNIYLTGGSTGGMDGIPAPVDPDRALAFVAKYSPAGVKLWIWELKSGSASAATGIFASADGIYVSGGGVADVTRPDDTSGGTIHNFVGKLDFNGTLKWVTQQPPPIINGAFTDIQPYGLTVDSAGSPYLGGFLYGDFDGNTLKGRPDAFVTKLAPHL
- a CDS encoding SBBP repeat-containing protein, which gives rise to MMQWKSMQRHALTGALALGVLAGCQGEDLNDSNADASGSQVQALTCTNLVPVMTSATAPSGAVTASGIFGASYDAWKAFDATNTFWLSPEGQTPAWIAYQFGDGAKTVRRYAITYSNGSIVTRAPKDWTLEGWNGSAWVVVDTRTNQTGWPGSQRREFDVATPGNYVKYRLNVTDDNDTRAGNVVISIGTLELMSCQTSATLWTKTSGATGGFTQAYDIAGIPSGRNYITGFTKVGLEGVPATGGPMDGFLTARDANGATLWSKQLGSTASLVWPYAVAATMTSGQVLAAGFVDGPLDGATEMGGRESFLTKYSDTGVRQWTKLLGTTSGDVETYGVALDGLDNAFIGGYTTGSLDGNTLAGVYDAFVSKYDTAGNRLWTRTVGKAGLRTIGRRVVSDISGNVYLSGWTNGGLDGNTAMGPMDVFVTKYNGSGVKQWTRQLGTATGNAYNYGITSDSSGNVYLTGNSPGGMDGVPNGVNEPSVFVAKYSPAGVKLWVWELTSGSGSFGTGIVATSSGIYVSGGGSANVALANDTSGGPAHTFVARLDFNGVLQSVVQQAPAIKSGVATDVLNYGLMVDSAGSPYMTGFLYGDFEGNTLKGNPDAFVTKLLPQ
- a CDS encoding VWA domain-containing protein encodes the protein MKRTLLRLLLSVLAVPMMSACGPEAEQALAPAAVPDVAVQAQSLNEVALADASPKGERPLVRFIQAPDAKGSADGDVKTLGPERYGLILLDRSGSMTAIRKATGNSRCKDAKKQSLLQLENMFDPNIGNRTRVAVVSFAGTVVTKLTIGYVDKATAKAALDALGDETCSGGTPLADAMCFSIDYLAAQDPGNSTSMYVATDGEENASTGVCSGPSGDPVLNTSSWPYKVYAKATASLVKMDTAYWTGSSVLNLLPSEGAPSATTTACTTAVLCEDKLFSSLATVTGGEYRRANDVNAAYPCAAGACPAPFAGTRGNLFAFNVQGTSGGTVNTANTSIYLRQGETLNVGTCGVNGATGTGDTTMRLFNPSGTQVALNDDGCGLLSKITYVVPATGTYQVRIGCFANNPCGGTLAYTVGSSFTFNVSNTNGGTMNTANAKIYVRPGQRVQVGTCGLTGASGTGDTIMRLFDPATPPAQVAINDDACGGSLSNFVYNVPDTIWGDAEIRVGCYATTACSGTVSYFITDVQAP
- a CDS encoding sigma-70 family RNA polymerase sigma factor gives rise to the protein MPGLDLTDLYGRFGASVYRRALLLLGNSEEARDVTHDAFASLVEQWGRLRTHPANPSLLHQMATCLAIDRLRQRGRWRDGQPASEPSHPGDMRRAEAAKDLALLLHGESPQTLSAAILHFVDGHSITEVATHLGLSAKTVRHQLRRFVARARKRSVRLDGKN
- a CDS encoding germacradienol/geosmin synthase — encoded protein: MAKPRSKQPFELPDFYVPWPARLNPHLEAARVHSKAWAHALGIIGAPADGSAPVIWSEAKFDAMDYALLCAYTHPEAPSLELDLITDWYVWVFYFDDHFLEVYKKTQDQAGAKAYLDRLPLFMPVDLSVASPPPSNPVERGLADLWARTVPSRSVEWRRRFFESTQSLLDESTWELANISERRVSNPIEYIEMRRKVGGAPWSADLVEHAVAAEVPDRIAASRPMRVLKDTFSDAVHLRNDLFSYEREIMEEGELANCVLVVERFLGTETQRSANLVNEILTSRLQQFENTVVTELPSLFAEHAITPVEQAQVLTYVRGLQDWQSGGHEWHLRSSRYMNKGAVQKEEALPLGLSGLGLSAARLPRTPGALGLSRIKAFTHAPYLPVGPVTLPKFHMPYTTSASPHLDAARRHSKEWARSMGMLDALPGVPGAVIWDDHIFDVADVALCGALIHPDATPTELNLTAGWLVWGTYADDYFPALYGHSKDMAGAKVFNARLTAFMPDDPTAQGAVATNPVERGLADLWARTVATLTPNSRRLFRKAIQDMTESWLWELANQIQNRIPDPVDYVEMRRRTFGSDLTMSLSRLSQGDAIPMEIFHTRPIRALENSAADYACLTNDVFSYQKEIEFEGELNNGVLVVQRFLDVDKAKAVAVVNDLMTARMKQFEHIVATELSQLVRNFNLNAEARDKLQRYVTKLQTWMAGVLKWHQTVDRYKEFELRASRGRALRYVGPTGLGTSAARIASLFGGGRAGPRLP
- a CDS encoding cyclic nucleotide-binding domain-containing protein, producing the protein MANSMKPGSEQEHSQLSLGTAAARQLATTTKSVPQMQGISSRWLLKLLPWVQVSGGVYRVNRRLSYAVGDGRVTFTTTGAKVQVIPQELCELPLLRGYDDVEVLTALANRFVQKEFKAGDVITEKGKEADSICLIAHGKVNKLGAGKYGDLTVLGVLADGDHYSYQALLESQDYWQFTAKAVTPCTVLILEQSAFEAVVAQSPSLKKHIDEFKARAKKKQDTSGQAAIELAAGHSGEPVLPGTYVDYETSPREYELSVAQTVLQIHSRVADLFNEPMNQTEQQLRLTVEALKERKEHELINNRDFGLLHNADLSQRIHTRSGPPTPDDMDELLATVWKEPSFFLAHPRAIAAFGQECNRRGIYPTSTEMNGNMVPSWRGVPIFPCNKIPISDSRTSSILLMRAGEKNQGVVGLHQAGIPDEIEPSLNVRFMGINEKAIISYLVSSYFSAAVLIPDALGILESVEIGRNQD